agacagagagatcAATTCTGGGGTTGCAAATCAAGAACTGGGTTCTTTTTGAAGAGAACGTTGTTTGTTTGAGAGGAAAGTTTTGGCTTTTTTCTTGAAACCAAGAGATGGGGTTTGAGAGGAATTCTTGAAGAAGAttaatgggtttgatttgaGATTTAGAGGATAAAAAGTTGGAGGAGAGCAAATATACTAAGGAAATTCAAAGTACTCCGAGTGAAAAGTGGATTCTTGCGAGCCAAGCAAGCTGATCAAAAACCAAACGGCTTGACGGCTTGGGCAATCAATATATGACATGTGgaatatcaaataaattttaccCTGTCACCGACTTTGCCCAATTTGTGgcaaataaaaagttaaaaaaaaaaaaaaaaaaaaaccagattaGCAATGAATTACTTGAGTTtcttgagggaaaaaaaaagttttaggaAAATGAAATGACATATTAAGAGCTTAGATATATTAATTAAGTCTCTTGTTAGttgttatcaaataaaaatgtgattcaaATTCTAcccatataaaataaaataaactgactAATAAATAAACTCTACACTCAGTTAAGGCGGGCTAGATTCAATTCAAAACCTAAGACCACATATTTGAGTgagattttatatattatattttaaatatcaattaaataatattatttaattattaattaaatttttgtattgatgTATtgcaaaaaacattttttttttcaattaataataGTTAATTTGCTTAATACTTTTGTGACATAATCAATTTTAAGTAAgattttgtcaattttaattttgaaaaacttatatcttcaaaaatattgtaactgcatgtttttgaaaaaagaaaatattatcttGCACTCGTTTACATCAACTATTTTACATCAATATCTAcaattgatacaaaatattcatattttaaaaatgactACATTTTAAAACATGAAAGTGGATATTAAAAACACACTATAAGAATACCATTGCCTTAGAATTTATGTACTTCTATTGTAGGGGTGGTAGGAGACAGATGATGATGTCAAGGAAAGTaggaaaagaaagacaaagatcATCATAGCGAGTAAGTGAACCCCAAAATGTGGAGAATTAGAGCGCTTTGTGAACCCTCAATCAGATTTTAGTAGTTCAAATAATAACTGTGTCTACCATAAGACTTAGGGCTTCATGTAAGGATCCAAATCTTTTGTTTTATAATGGATAAGTGTTTTGACTTTTTAGTGAGAAAGAAGACTAATGCTTAGGCTCGTTTGTTTGGGGCAATTTTAGGGGacagaaaatgataaaaaagtTATCAATCCCTCCACAGTTCCACCCTCAAACAAATACCATGAgggaaaactaaaatattttctatcccacttttccattctctccctattttctatcttcccacttttccacccccaaccaaacaaagccttaATATTATCTTGCAACATCATCTTGGACTATTAAGGCTTGTGTAATTTTGCTCATTGATAGTGCATTTACTATCCATTATGCTTGGCAAAGTATAGGAGGAAAGAAACAACTCTAGGGCTTGATAAAAACGAAGCCATACATGATCTTCAATCTGCAAGAGGGATTATCCCTTACTAACTGAGGATTATGTTTGCCTTCACCTCTAGTGTATCACTATTAATAGGGGTGTATACGGTTCGGAGCGGTCGGTTTTGGAGAGGATTTTTGCACCACACCTATAGGACCGCACTTCACTTTTGAAAGGTAAAAACCAGTCTACACAAGGTGCGGTTAAATTTGAGCGGCTCGATGCTATTCGTTCGGTTACATAGTGGTAGAGCCATAGTGGAAAACGGAGATGAGAAGGAGACTAACCGACTTAGGTATTAGGAATTTCGTGAGAGCTTGAGAGGAAAGTCTTTCCTTGTAAGAGAGTGAGATTGAGAATTAGAGATAAATCttgagattgagagtgagagtgagggcTTGTGTTCTTAAATAGTGGAAGGTTAGGTGGGAGCTTAAGATTGAGAATTTGAGATGGAAAAATTACTATTTGTTCGGAGGGATTAgggtatggaaaaaaaattatgtggctaagcacaaaagagaagagaaaaatggttGGTGGGAGTCTGAAAATCTGAGATTGAGAGGGAAACACTACTAATTGTTCGGTGGGATTAGGGTTTGGAAGAAATATTATGTGgctgagagaaagaagagaaaaatggttAGGTGAGAGCTTGAGATTCTGAGATTGAGAGGGAAACACTAATGTTTGTTTGGCGAGATTAGAGTTTGGGAGAAAAAGAAGGTGGTTGATGACTGATGAGTGACTGAGTTCTGAGTTTGAGAAGTGAGAGGAGAAGTCTAAAAGGGAGAAATGAGAGTAGCTAAGTAGGAGACAACTCAAGAGAAAAGACATGTGtggttgagattaaaaaaaaaaatcttgcatAGTGACAGCAGTGACTCCATCAGTGACTCAAACAGTGACAGTATGACAtcgtttttttttattttttttcaaaaaaacgcAAGTGGCAAGACAATGACTAACCCCCATacgacatttttttttccaaaaaatgcaAGTGGCAAGACTGAAACCcatatggcatttttttttttttttttcaaaaaatgtaagTGGCAAGACATTAGAGTTATAGACAAGACCACTCAATGATGAGACTATTCCTCCATACATACGTTTTTTGATTGAGAAAGGTAGCCTCACACATgttaacttcttttttaattcaatttttttttttttttgaataagaaCGTTAGGCCTGTTCATGGATAAGAATGTTAGGTCTGTTCTTAGAACGTtatgatatttatatatatatatatatatatatatataaatatttaatatgcTTAGGTTGGTTTGGTCTTCGTTGGTGTGCACATCTCAGCGCCGATGACCGCACCAATCTGACGTCAATACTAAAGATCTACCGTCGACCACCGTGTTGAAAACCTTCGATGGAGCCCTAAGTGGGGCAATGCAGTCAAACCGGTTCTATTGGTGCTGGTAAATCCATGAATAGGCCTAACTATCAAGCCTCTTTGGCCCTTCAACAGCTACTCCTCTCTTCAACTTGTTCCCCCTGTGCCTTGTTTTGGCGCTTATTAGTCTCTGATTCGAACATGTTTTAAAACAATTATGTAAATTTCACTAAATCCTAGTCTCTATTTTGCTATTTCTGTTAGCCAGTTTTCAACTGTTGGAAATATATTGTTTTGCTTTTCTTGTGATAGACCATAATTGTTTACTAAATTTGCCGAACCATCAAACGTGCCTTACTAAGAAGCAAAGAGTTCTAGCCTTCATGGCTATGGCTCTCTCTTCTCATGTCAGTTGAAAATCTTAAGGAGCATTTGGAAGGAGCAAACCACTTTCCCACGTATTTCAACTTTGAACCATAAATGCACAATTTATGAAGCCAAAGAATACCTTGTTATTTGCTATTTCCTTCATCTTTTAAATACAAGACAGAACAGGAAGGCCCCTAAAACCTTATACCAGATAATCCTATTTAACAAGAACAAGAGTACAAAGAAATAATGATTACAAAAATGATTTCTTTAATCTCTCCCTCACCTAAACACCAACACACCTCATGTAAGACACATTCTACcaaacacacacgcacacaccaAAGAGGAAACAAGAAGAACTGCCAGTGGATAGTACGTTATGAACTTATGATGATTATAAAAAGTAGTCTGGAGTACGGCGTGTGCTGTCAGGTTCAACCTGACGAGGCGCCGGGTCAAATTGAAGGAAATTTTGATCCATATTCTCTCCAATTTCGAGAATTGCAGCCATATTTCCACACCGATAGCAGTAGTTTGGAGCACTAAACACTGTAACCACATTCTTCTCctaaaaaggaaacaaagaaaatacataATGATTAACCTCCAGAAAAACCAATTTCAAATATGATTCTGCTTTCCTTTCACAAACCTGGCACCAATTATATCCTTCCATAACAAGCTGGTGAGCTCGGGAAATAAGAGTGAGCCCATTATTGTGGTTAAACTGTGCAGCGATATCTTGTCCAAATGTGTACCCTGCACCCCGAGGAGATATTCCCCATCCACATCGGTCATCTGGGTCAGACCACAAGAGATCGCACATTGGACCCTCATGCGGAACCTACTCccaaacaaacattaaaaatatattatattatattatatatacatttgaGAATGTTAGATAAACAAGGGAGTACgaatactaaattttttgtttaatggaagGCTCACAGTGACCTGGAGGAAAGTGATGTATCATTGGAATCTGTtcaactaaacttttttttttttaatatttgttcaAGTAAACTTTTGCCTGTGGCAACCCTCCAAGTTGATATACTTAATCTTCTTATAATGTAAAAAGGAGGAATTTTAAGTatcaaaatatctttaaaactattttatttctAATAGAGGTAAGAGGCTACAATGCAAATTAGATTACAAATTGTATGTAAATTACAGTTGAGGCTGTTATGAATACATCAAGCCATTGTACACTTATGCTCTTCTACAGATAATTTGTAGTAACAACAATGTGATAAGACATTCACTTGTAGTCAGAATCCAAAACAGAGACATGAGGAATAAAAATCAACATTTAATTATATGTTGTGGTAACACTTTGAACTATGAGATGGAAAACTGTAATTGTACCTCTTGTATCCGGTCCAGAGCACGGATGTTATCTAATGTATCTAATGAGGGGGACAGGCCACCATGCAAGCAGAAGATctgcaaacacaaaaacaaataaaaatgaataaaattaggATAAAGCAAGCTTGTTAAATGAGATCATCTAAGGAAAATCAGGATAAGATTGCATTATAAAGTTCAAACCTGACTTTCAATTAAGGCTGTGAGTGGCAGATAATCAAAAAGGTCAGTGAAATATTTCCAGACATTAGCATTTCCATATTTTCTCAAGCACTCATCATAAAAACCATACCTGGGAAAAAGAAACCACCAAGTTATTGATGTAAAACAGAATATGGCATTATGAAATTATTAACCAAGAGTCCTAACACCTGTATGCttcaatttcatattaaattAGCAATTTAAACAACTTTGGCTTGCACTCTGATCTCTTTGTTtctcttctccatttttttgggtttcttttttttttttttgaaaaaataaatggctTACATTTTGTTAAAAAACCAAGTTGAAAAAAACAATCTACCACATGTATAATAGCTCTCTATGGGATGTaattaattctttatttatgttttagGGTTAA
The Quercus lobata isolate SW786 chromosome 10, ValleyOak3.0 Primary Assembly, whole genome shotgun sequence DNA segment above includes these coding regions:
- the LOC115965337 gene encoding serine/threonine-protein phosphatase PP2A-2 catalytic subunit-like; the encoded protein is MAASQSDLERQIEQLMECKPLPEAEVKALCEQARSILMEEWNVQPVKCPVTVCGDIHGQFYDLLELFRIGGNAPDTNYLFMGDYVDRGYYSVETVSLLVALKVRYRDRITILRGNHESRQITQVYGFYDECLRKYGNANVWKYFTDLFDYLPLTALIESQIFCLHGGLSPSLDTLDNIRALDRIQEVPHEGPMCDLLWSDPDDRCGWGISPRGAGYTFGQDIAAQFNHNNGLTLISRAHQLVMEGYNWCQEKNVVTVFSAPNYCYRCGNMAAILEIGENMDQNFLQFDPAPRQVEPDSTRRTPDYFL